The Falco peregrinus isolate bFalPer1 chromosome 17, bFalPer1.pri, whole genome shotgun sequence nucleotide sequence GCCCCAGCATTACATCATTTAGTtgcttggtggtttttttcagagccaATATACTTGTTGGTGGATTTTCTTTGGAGCATTTCTCAATCATTTCCAgcagggaaatggaaaaaaaaaaacccaaacgttTCCTATTGTCTTTTCCTGCACCTGGTGGTCTCAAAAGCAGAAGGCTGGGAGAAGAGGACAAAGAAATCCTCCCTTTCTTGCTCCGTAGATGAGGTGACTGATGAATTGTCTCCGGTGATTACATGAGGCAAAGATCAGCAAGTGTCTcagccctctgcagcaggaaaatccCGTTTCCCGTGGTCCAGACTCTCGCCTAGTGCCTGCTCCAGCTACCAGCAGCAAACCGAGTGCTTCTCTGGCCACGGTGGCTTTGGCCATTGCATCAATGTGGCACATACACTCAAAGCGCACCGCAAAGCAGTGGATAGTCGGGAACTGAGCGTCCCAGGGCAGGATGTCACCCCAGGAGCgctgcctgcccaccctgcctgggCTCCCCTTGCTGCCCAGCTGTCCCAGGCCTCTCCAGCAGCTGTAACGGAGCCCGTGCTGGTGCCGTCTCTGCCCGTCGCAGCAGGGAGGAATCCAGACAGACCAAACCTGGGTTCTCACTGCTTGTGCTGAGGTTTCTGCAGCCTGCTCTCTTCCTGTCTCTGGTCTCTGTGGTGGAGAGCAAATTTCATCCTCTCATGAGAAACAGGCAGAGGATTTTAGTGGGCTCTAATTAAACCCAGAAGTGTTTCTGTAGGAGCTTTTTGATGAGATTGCGCAGCGTGGGAACAGGGGGTGCTGAGcggaaggggtggggggagatgcTCCGTGGAGCACAGATGGGGCTTGGGGGTTGCTCTCCTTTAAAGTCCTGTCTGAGTGAGATCTGATGAGAAATCAAAGCTCTGGCTCTTGGGGGGTCAGCATGATTTTGAGACATAAAAAGTGGTGCTTATTTAGTGCCGGAGCCTGACTTTGCATCAGCTCCCAGCGGAGGCAGTGTCAGTGGGTCTGGTATTCCCGTGCTTTCCCCCTCACTCAGATGGGGACCCTTCTGGGGTGGCCACGCTGTCACCGGCTCTGCGTGACATCCTCCTCTGCGTTTCCCCTGTGGTGCCAGACTCACAGCGAGTGGCCCAGGCAGCGCCGCGTGGCTGGTGTGTGCTGGCGCCCGTGGTTTTATTCAGAAAGGGGTTTCAGTCAGTGTGGTGCTGAATGTGCTCCTGGCACCAGGCTGCAGGGCCCCGGCAGTTCTCAGAGCACCGAGGATGAACCAGCCACTTGCTCTTTCTGGCTCCCACAGAGCAATGACAGATGCCAACTGTTCTTGTttttcaagatctttttttgCTCTGTCCTTCCCTAAATCCCCTTCCAGCCTCCATGTAGTTCTCTGGAGATGAAAGCATGGGgccttcttttctcccagatGCCTGCATTCTGCCTGGGGTACGTttgtgctgctggagaagggtTCGTGACTGTAGAAATGCAGTGATGTCTGCTGTCTGTGCCGCACTGAGTGGCTCTAcggggctgctgctcttcctgggGAGATCTCCAACTCACAGGCCACGAGACGATGTCTTGGCATTGGTTTCTGCCCGCTCTGCAGACTCCGGAGGGGACAGAGTCAGCCCAGCTCTTTCTGCTCGCACAGCACACCTGCTTCacctctttttccccttttccatcCTAAACGCTGacttttctcttccccccaaaGGGTGCTCCTGCAGTCTGGGGCTGATTTACACCAGTAAACCCTGCGCGATGCCTCCCATCACGTTCCAGGACCTGCCACTGAACATCTACATGGTCATTTTTGGCACCGGCATCTTTGTCTTCGTGCTCAGTCTCATCTTCTGCTGCTACTTCATCAGGtgagctggggggctgtggtggtgggtCGGTGTCCCCGGGGCatccccagcccttcccagcaccctgTTCTTTTGTCCCGTAAGATGGGAGCCACTCGCTGTAAGGATCTGCCCTGAGGAGCGGGGCCGGCCACCCGCCGTGCTCAGGCCAGGCGCAGTCGTGGTCCCCGCAGTCCCCTGCggccccagcagggcaggaaaTGCAGGAAGGGGCTCTTGTTTTTCAGGGGACCACGCAGAGGGATGCATTGTGTCGGGCAGGGAAGGAGTGGTGCTGCATGGGAGAGGATGTGTCTTTACATTACAGTCCCTGTTCAGGGAGGgctatttttaaatccaaagcCGAGGCAACAGCTGGTGTTTCTGCAGGGCCCAGGGTGGCTCAGTCCTTCCCTGTGGGATGTCCTGGCTCCAGCAATGTCCTGTGCATCTCTCAGTGATTTTTGGGACTGTGGAAGCCGgtctctgtgcctcagctggAGAAGCTCTGCTACAAGCGTCCCCTTGTCCTTGGGTCTTGCTGGGTTTCTTTGCCAGGCGGTTTTCCCCAGCGCCCTCGCCCCAGCCAAGgtcacagcagggctgggagctgccggcGGGCAAGCGCTGGAAATACATCGTTTCCTGCACCGCAAATGACTTCCTAAGGCAAACAATCGGGCATGCTGGCTGCCGGCCCTTATCGCTCCCTGCTGCCGattcctgctggtgctgggggcagcaCGGGACGCCCAGGGCTGCGGGAGCAGCTTGGCCCAGGGCATGGCTTCAGGCTGGTCCTGCTCGTGGccatgctgctcctgcagcacaagCTGCTCTGCTTATCCCCAAATCCCACTTGGGAAGGTGCGTTTGTTGCCATGATTCCAAGTGCCACCTGATATTTTTGGCAGTGCTGTTCAGACATGACCCTTGAGGATGCTGTAAAACTCATGGtgcctttttctccccctctccagCAAACTGCGGCACCAGGCTCAGAGCGAGCGGTTTGGGTACAAGGAGGTAAAGTCAATGGTTATTTTCTGCACATACCCGCGGTGATTCAGGGCCAAGCGGGACgtgggtgcaggcaggtggggatgCCGCGGAGACCGATGCTGCTCATCCCAGCTGGGTGCATTCAAAAGCGGTGTGATGGCACACGCTGCGCCTGGGCTCGAGCTGCCCGGCTCGGTTCAGCTCCTGTGGGGCTTCAGGCAAAAATTCCTCCCGGTTTTAAAtcctctgcctccttttctccttcaggtGGTTTTGAAAGGTGATGCCCGGAGGCTGAACGTGCATGGGGTGAGCAGTACCTCGTCTGGGTTGGGATGGAATTGGAGCTAATGAGGATGATGCTCTGGGGCATGTCCCCTCTGCTGCATGGGGTTGAAGGCAGCTCACAAGCAGAGCAAGGCCGGGATGGGGATGTGCTGGCACTACACAGCTGGGGAGCaacagtgctgggctgggaatTGGGAGGGAAACCCCCTCCCCGGGGGCGGTTTGGGAACCAGACTCAACTCCCGGCTGGAAATACCCGGGAAGAGGCACCACAGCAGCGGGATTTCCCCAGCCACAGCATTTCTAGTGGGAGCAGTGCCACGCATGGGCATCATGCTGGGTCCCATGTGTTCGCAcccccctttcaccctccctcTTGCCTCCTACAGCAGACCTGCGCCGTCTGCCTGGAAGATTTTAAGGtgaaggaggagctgggggtgctgccGTGCCAGCACGCCTTCCACAGAAAGTGAGTA carries:
- the RNF122 gene encoding RING finger protein 122 isoform X1, which gives rise to MPPFQWCNGCSCSLGLIYTSKPCAMPPITFQDLPLNIYMVIFGTGIFVFVLSLIFCCYFISKLRHQAQSERFGYKEVVLKGDARRLNVHGQTCAVCLEDFKVKEELGVLPCQHAFHRKCLVKWLEVRCVCPMCNKPMAGLAQPRAGIGTLLDELV
- the RNF122 gene encoding RING finger protein 122 isoform X3, whose amino-acid sequence is MPPFQWCNGCSCSLGLIYTSKPCAMPPITFQDLPLNIYMVIFGTGIFVFVLSLIFCCYFISKLRHQAQSERFGYKEQTCAVCLEDFKVKEELGVLPCQHAFHRKCLVKWLEVRCVCPMCNKPMAGLAQPRAGIGTLLDELV
- the RNF122 gene encoding RING finger protein 122 isoform X2, coding for MPPFQWCNGCSCSLGLIYTSKPCAMPPITFQDLPLNIYMVIFGTGIFVFVLSLIFCCYFISKLRHQAQSERFGYKEVVLKGDARRLNVHGTCAVCLEDFKVKEELGVLPCQHAFHRKCLVKWLEVRCVCPMCNKPMAGLAQPRAGIGTLLDELV
- the RNF122 gene encoding RING finger protein 122 isoform X4 → MPPITFQDLPLNIYMVIFGTGIFVFVLSLIFCCYFISKLRHQAQSERFGYKEVVLKGDARRLNVHGQTCAVCLEDFKVKEELGVLPCQHAFHRKCLVKWLEVRCVCPMCNKPMAGLAQPRAGIGTLLDELV